A region of the Gemmatimonadota bacterium genome:
CCTTCGTGCTCCCGGGCCGGCTGCTCGGCGTCGATGGATCCGTCTCGTCGATTCACATAGCCGGTAGCGAGCCGCGGTTCCAATTCGCCTCCCACGACGACGAACGATGAGCCCGTCATGCCGAGCGGATCGAAAACCTCCGACTGGACCATGTCCATGAACGGTTTCCCGGCCGCCCTGGAGAGCGCGAGCCCGAGCGCACCGAAGCCGATGTTGGAATACTGATAGCGCGCGCCCGGAATGGAATCGTACGCGGTGTTTTCGAGCGACTCGACGATGCGCTCTTCCCACAACTCGAGCCGGCCCCGGACCATCTCGGCCACGTTGGTCGGTTCGCGAATCAGGCCGGCCGTATGGCTCGCGAGGTGCCGGAACGTCACAGTCTCCGCCCCGGGCCGCTTGTCGCTCACGCGCGCGAACTCCGGCAGGTACCGCTCGACGGGCTCGTCGAGTGCGATGACCCCCTGGTCCACGAGGCGCATCATCAGCACCGCGGTCACGGACTTCGAGATCGAGCCGGTACGCGATACCGCGGAGGGAGACATCGGAACGCGTCCGTCACGATCGGCCCAGCCGAAGCCCCGGGCCCACACCAGGTCACCGTCGACCACGATGCCGGCGGCGATACCGCCCACGTCGTCCTCGGACACCTGCACCGAGAGCTGCTCGGCGAAGTCTGCGATCTCGCGATCCCACGCAGCGTTCTGGGCAGCGACCGGTGTCCCGACCAGCGCCGAGACCAGCAGCAGTCCGAGCAGCCACCGACGGCGCTCCGCGATTCGGCTCCCACGCTCCTTCATCTTGATCGCCTCACTGTCCATATCCTCCCGTGCTCCGCGAAACGATACCTTGGGGCCCGTTGAGAGTAGGACCGGGCGTCGGGGAGCACCACCGAGAGGGGGACCCCATGGAGGAGCTACGCCTTGCACGCCTCGAAGAGCTTCACCATGTCGAGGTAGACGTTGAACTCGCGGGTGAGCCGGAATCCCGCCGTGCGGAGGTTGTCGGCGGTTCGGCGGTTGATGTTCGGTCCCATCATCCTGGCGACCGGGTTCATCAGATCCGTCACGAAGCCCAGGTAGAAGTTGGAGGGGCGCACGTGCTCGAACATCAGGAGCGCGCCGTCGTCCTTGAGAACGCGGCGGAGCTCCCGAAGTCCTTTGACCGGGTCCGGGACGGAGCAGAAGGTGCACGAGGTGACGACGGTGTCGAAGTGAGCGTCGGGGTCGTCGAGATGCGTGACGTCCGCCTCTGTCAGCGTCACTGGAGCCGGACACTCACCCACCTTGTTCTCCGCCACCTCGAGCATGCTCGGAGAGAAGTCGATGGCGGTCAGCTCGATGTCGGCAGGGAAGTACTTGAAGTCGACGCCAGTCCCCGCGGCCACCAGAAGTGTCTTTCCCTTGGCCTTGCCGAACAGATCCCGCTTGAACCGGCCGTAGCGCGCTTCCTCTCCGCGCAGGCCGGCGTCGAGGAACTTCGCTGCCTTGTTCCACTTGGCGATCGCGCGGTCGTTCATTCGCAGCTCACCTCGCCATGCAGAGCGCCGTCGGCCACGTGCAGGAGGAGCTGGACTGCCAGCCCCGTCAGCGCGCCCACCAGCGCTACCCGAGCCGGCCCTTGAGAATCGGTCATGACGCCGAGCATTCCCGCGAGCATGCCGATCTGCATCGACATCATCAAGATCTCGAATCCGCCGAGCAGCCATGAGAACAGGCCGAGCAGGGGGAACGCGGACGCCATGCCTATGACCATGCCCGCG
Encoded here:
- a CDS encoding class I SAM-dependent methyltransferase: MNDRAIAKWNKAAKFLDAGLRGEEARYGRFKRDLFGKAKGKTLLVAAGTGVDFKYFPADIELTAIDFSPSMLEVAENKVGECPAPVTLTEADVTHLDDPDAHFDTVVTSCTFCSVPDPVKGLRELRRVLKDDGALLMFEHVRPSNFYLGFVTDLMNPVARMMGPNINRRTADNLRTAGFRLTREFNVYLDMVKLFEACKA
- a CDS encoding beta-lactamase family protein, translated to MDSEAIKMKERGSRIAERRRWLLGLLLVSALVGTPVAAQNAAWDREIADFAEQLSVQVSEDDVGGIAAGIVVDGDLVWARGFGWADRDGRVPMSPSAVSRTGSISKSVTAVLMMRLVDQGVIALDEPVERYLPEFARVSDKRPGAETVTFRHLASHTAGLIREPTNVAEMVRGRLELWEERIVESLENTAYDSIPGARYQYSNIGFGALGLALSRAAGKPFMDMVQSEVFDPLGMTGSSFVVVGGELEPRLATGYVNRRDGSIDAEQPAREHEGRGYKVPNGGVYSTVADLGRLLGAIAGVPGLRILSEASRLEMISVQTPEDPSRGYGLGFSVRADGDGNKIVSHGGSVAGYTAHMAVDPDARIGVVLLRNYQGGATNLGRAAQGLVGRLAALTR